In Hamadaea flava, a genomic segment contains:
- a CDS encoding amidohydrolase family protein — protein sequence MELIDADALLGRHPRADVGLGTVAQLLSRMDTVGIDSAVVGHTLSWLHDPAAGNQRVLELVADQPRLSPAWVMLPAHSGETGPVDRFAAAALDSGVAAVRLYPADHGFDLTSGDCAPMLAALAEAGLPVLLDAGQAGWPAIEAVAAAHPDLPIVVGQVGYRSLRAVAGVLSRTRNVHIGLANMSSHCGLEWLVDQFGAERLIFGTGALERDPAEAVTRLLWSELTDEQVAAIGATNLRDLTAGRCTPACPR from the coding sequence ATGGAGCTGATCGACGCGGACGCGCTGCTGGGTCGCCACCCACGCGCCGACGTCGGGCTGGGCACGGTCGCACAGCTACTGTCGCGAATGGACACCGTCGGCATCGACTCGGCCGTGGTCGGGCACACGCTGTCGTGGCTTCACGATCCCGCGGCGGGCAACCAGCGCGTTTTAGAACTCGTGGCCGACCAGCCGCGGCTCAGCCCCGCCTGGGTCATGTTGCCGGCGCACAGCGGCGAAACCGGACCGGTGGACCGCTTCGCGGCCGCCGCCCTCGACAGCGGAGTCGCGGCGGTCCGGCTCTACCCGGCCGATCACGGCTTCGACCTGACCAGCGGCGACTGCGCCCCGATGCTGGCCGCCCTCGCCGAGGCCGGCCTGCCGGTGCTGCTCGACGCCGGGCAGGCCGGTTGGCCGGCGATCGAGGCCGTCGCGGCGGCCCATCCGGACCTGCCGATCGTCGTCGGCCAGGTGGGCTACCGCTCACTGCGGGCGGTCGCCGGCGTGCTGTCGCGTACCCGCAACGTCCATATCGGACTGGCGAACATGTCCTCACACTGCGGGCTCGAATGGCTGGTCGACCAGTTCGGCGCTGAGCGCTTGATATTCGGCACCGGCGCGCTGGAGCGGGACCCGGCCGAGGCCGTCACCCGGCTGTTGTGGTCCGAGCTGACCGACGAGCAGGTCGCGGCGATCGGCGCCACGAACCTGCGCGACCTC